In Geminocystis sp. NIES-3708, a single window of DNA contains:
- a CDS encoding PEP-CTERM sorting domain-containing protein: MASCVTSILSLGFSSNALAISFNLSTGQGTPNSGTLGNQGAFTTKSGTTTIDFNSLSLGALSDPYTEGIATFDTTSPIVDIRNDGFAPGFCTTTAPCSNAGVPVANSSNYLAIFQSNGNNGEVGISFSKDISYLGFNWGFADADNTTALFYNNGSPIASFTATQIFGSVDSEETGFVEFSGGIFDKVVFSQVGGGGFEIDNLAYQQVPEPLTILGSGLALGFGTLFKRKKSKLKQSC; encoded by the coding sequence ATGGCTTCATGTGTGACGAGTATCCTCAGTTTAGGGTTTAGTAGTAATGCTCTTGCCATTTCTTTTAATCTTTCAACCGGTCAAGGAACGCCCAATTCAGGTACTCTAGGAAATCAAGGTGCTTTCACCACCAAATCAGGTACTACAACTATAGATTTTAACTCTTTATCATTAGGAGCGTTGAGTGATCCTTATACCGAAGGTATTGCAACTTTTGATACCACATCTCCAATTGTAGATATAAGAAATGATGGGTTTGCTCCTGGTTTTTGTACCACCACCGCTCCTTGTTCTAATGCAGGTGTACCTGTCGCTAATAGTAGTAATTATTTAGCAATATTTCAATCAAATGGGAATAATGGGGAAGTAGGCATATCTTTTTCCAAAGATATTAGTTACTTAGGATTCAATTGGGGATTCGCAGATGCAGATAATACAACAGCCTTGTTTTATAATAATGGAAGCCCAATAGCTAGTTTCACTGCAACGCAGATATTTGGAAGTGTCGATTCTGAGGAAACTGGTTTTGTTGAATTTTCTGGTGGTATATTTGACAAAGTGGTATTCTCCCAAGTTGGTGGTGGAGGGTTTGAAATAGATAACCTTGCTTATCAGCAAGTTCCCGAACCTTTAACAATTCTCGGTTCTGGTTTAGCATTAGGTTTCGGGACATTATTCAAACGCAAAAAATCGAAACTAAAACAATCTTGTTAA
- a CDS encoding bifunctional 2-polyprenyl-6-hydroxyphenol methylase/3-demethylubiquinol 3-O-methyltransferase UbiG — MINLAELNPEELAQEVAKVKYWHHYLDFGRNVVTKQGKEGKFCRKFQQWILSGIPEDLTNKSVLDIGAWDGFYSFSAEKRGAKKVLATDSFIWEQRELYGLDHNFWRDFGAGKQGFELARKIYNSHVEDYNIDVLDLHPDKIGNFDVVFFLGVLYHMKYPLFALEKVRSVTKELLVLETHISLFFSLFPQPLMRFYPSNELSKDVTNWTGANIALVKSWLLTAGFRKAELVKWRKDRAIFYAWV; from the coding sequence ATGATTAATTTAGCTGAATTAAATCCTGAAGAATTAGCACAAGAAGTAGCGAAAGTCAAGTATTGGCATCATTATTTAGATTTTGGAAGAAATGTAGTTACAAAACAAGGAAAAGAAGGTAAATTTTGTCGTAAATTTCAACAATGGATTTTAAGTGGTATTCCCGAAGATTTAACTAATAAAAGTGTTTTAGACATTGGTGCTTGGGACGGATTTTATTCATTTTCAGCAGAAAAAAGGGGAGCAAAAAAAGTTTTAGCTACAGATTCTTTTATTTGGGAACAAAGAGAATTATATGGCTTAGATCATAATTTTTGGCGTGATTTCGGAGCAGGAAAACAAGGCTTTGAATTAGCAAGAAAAATTTATAATTCTCATGTAGAAGATTATAATATAGATGTTTTAGACTTACATCCTGATAAAATTGGAAATTTTGATGTGGTATTTTTTTTAGGAGTTTTATACCATATGAAATATCCCTTATTTGCTCTTGAAAAAGTTAGAAGTGTCACAAAAGAGTTATTAGTTTTAGAAACTCATATAAGCTTATTTTTCAGTTTATTTCCTCAACCTTTAATGCGGTTTTATCCTAGTAATGAATTAAGCAAAGATGTTACAAATTGGACAGGGGCGAATATTGCTTTAGTCAAATCATGGTTATTAACAGCAGGTTTCAGAAAAGCCGAATTAGTAAAATGGCGTAAAGATAGAGCCATTTTTTATGCATGGGTTTAG
- a CDS encoding ribonuclease catalytic domain-containing protein: MEKGTLVEFRVNNDRRLAVVEKPEGKKDWIAIDEKGNLHKIRPQKVDYQIEGQSFKYTEIPKFKTEVEPYVDESNLEIAWELLVEDSTPVTPSELASLIFSEETPPVCYAAHILLSDDKMYFKKKGDIYEPRPITQVEEIKHQIEIETQRKQEKEGFIHKIHQALKGEDIHWEETELVKLNFIEKFALQPDNPPKQAQEILESLGRQKTGDSALQLLIDLKLWSKHENIFLRRSSYPNYFTAQVSEVAHSILDQLYAGTIKDPNPRLDLTHQKVYTIDDESTEEIDDGLSVEQLDNGSLRYWIHIADPTRLINPDDTLDLEARKRSTSLYLPTGMIPMFPPELATGPMSLVQGQICPALSFAITLKDDGGVSDYEIHATLIKPTYRLTYHDVDEMLHLDIQAELQVKQLAEAAKKRAQWRKDNGSVMISMPEAIIKVKNDEEVSIELLDPSFSRSLVAEMMILAGEVAGKYCQEHNIPVAFRSQPQPELPPEEELILLPAGPVRSSALRRCMPKSGTGLSAARHASLGLETYTQVTSPIRRYTDLLAHFQIKAHLRGDELPFHRDKMQEIIFEVMSTSSEAVLVERQTNRYWSLQYLQKHSNEIWHGLVLRWLREDDNLALILLEDLGLEFPHRFDRVPKLGEQIKLQVHFCDPQRDEIRFKEAIG, encoded by the coding sequence GTGGAAAAAGGTACTTTAGTTGAATTTAGAGTTAATAATGATCGCCGTTTAGCTGTAGTGGAAAAACCAGAAGGAAAAAAAGACTGGATTGCCATAGATGAAAAAGGAAATCTCCACAAAATACGTCCTCAGAAAGTTGATTATCAAATTGAAGGGCAATCTTTCAAATATACCGAAATACCTAAGTTTAAAACGGAAGTTGAGCCTTATGTAGATGAATCTAATTTAGAAATTGCATGGGAATTATTAGTTGAAGATTCTACTCCTGTCACACCTTCTGAATTAGCTTCTCTGATTTTTTCCGAAGAAACTCCTCCTGTTTGTTATGCGGCACACATTCTTTTATCTGATGATAAGATGTATTTTAAGAAAAAAGGAGATATTTATGAACCTCGACCTATTACTCAAGTTGAAGAAATTAAACATCAAATCGAAATAGAAACCCAAAGAAAACAAGAAAAAGAAGGATTTATTCATAAAATTCATCAGGCTTTAAAGGGCGAAGATATTCATTGGGAAGAGACAGAATTAGTTAAACTTAACTTTATTGAAAAATTTGCCCTACAACCTGATAACCCCCCAAAACAAGCCCAAGAAATTTTGGAATCTTTGGGAAGACAAAAAACAGGTGATTCAGCTTTGCAATTACTGATAGACTTAAAATTATGGAGTAAACATGAAAATATATTTTTACGCCGTAGTTCTTACCCTAATTACTTTACTGCCCAGGTGTCTGAAGTGGCTCATTCTATTCTCGATCAACTTTATGCAGGTACGATAAAAGATCCTAATCCTAGACTGGATTTAACTCATCAAAAAGTTTATACTATTGACGATGAAAGTACAGAAGAAATTGACGACGGTTTAAGTGTAGAACAATTAGATAATGGTTCATTACGTTATTGGATACACATAGCAGATCCTACCCGTTTAATTAACCCTGATGATACTTTAGATCTTGAAGCACGTAAACGCAGTACAAGTCTATATTTACCGACAGGGATGATTCCTATGTTTCCCCCCGAATTAGCTACAGGACCGATGAGTTTAGTTCAAGGTCAAATTTGCCCTGCATTGAGTTTTGCTATCACTCTTAAGGATGATGGTGGAGTTTCGGACTATGAAATTCATGCTACTCTTATTAAACCTACTTATAGGTTGACTTATCATGATGTTGATGAAATGTTGCATTTAGATATACAAGCTGAACTTCAAGTAAAACAGTTAGCAGAAGCTGCCAAAAAAAGAGCCCAGTGGCGCAAAGATAATGGATCGGTGATGATTTCCATGCCTGAAGCTATTATCAAAGTCAAAAATGACGAAGAAGTCAGTATTGAATTATTAGATCCTTCTTTTTCCCGTTCGTTAGTGGCAGAAATGATGATATTAGCAGGAGAAGTAGCTGGAAAATATTGTCAAGAACATAATATTCCTGTTGCATTTCGTAGCCAACCTCAACCTGAATTACCTCCAGAAGAAGAATTAATACTTTTACCTGCAGGACCTGTAAGATCAAGTGCTTTACGTCGTTGTATGCCTAAAAGTGGCACTGGTTTATCTGCGGCTCGTCATGCTAGTTTAGGATTAGAAACTTATACTCAAGTAACCTCTCCCATTCGTCGTTATACAGATTTACTAGCTCACTTTCAAATTAAAGCCCATTTAAGAGGTGATGAATTACCTTTTCATAGGGATAAAATGCAAGAAATTATTTTTGAGGTAATGAGTACTTCTTCTGAAGCGGTTTTAGTGGAAAGACAAACAAATCGTTATTGGAGTTTGCAATATTTACAAAAACATAGCAACGAAATTTGGCATGGTTTAGTATTGCGTTGGTTACGGGAAGATGATAATTTAGCTTTGATTTTATTAGAAGATTTAGGTTTAGAATTTCCTCATCGTTTTGATCGTGTTCCTAAATTGGGAGAACAAATTAAGTTACAAGTACACTTCTGTGATCCTCAACGGGATGAAATTCGTTTTAAAGAAGCAATAGGGTAG
- the ispE gene encoding 4-(cytidine 5'-diphospho)-2-C-methyl-D-erythritol kinase yields the protein MQSYSLFAPAKINLHLEIIGDRADGYHQLVMIMQSVNLGDIIHLRANGTDEIRLFCQNPEVPLDNSNLAYKAAYLMQQQFPKPAQNFGGVDITIEKNIPIAAGLAGGSTNAAAVLVGINLMWSLGLTQPELRDLGALLGSDVPFCISGGTSIATGRGEEIEPLPDLSDIWVILAKYSNLSVSTPWAYNSYREQYNHLYISDSHGINQRTHQVHSGNLVKAISQRDSRQIGSLLYNDLEKIVLPQFPTVKALIDAFKAKNVLGSLMSGSGPTVFALCDSQNQAELIALEVKQTINDPNLKCWVAQMCTHGIIAL from the coding sequence ATGCAATCTTACTCCCTATTTGCCCCCGCTAAAATTAATCTTCATCTTGAAATTATAGGTGATCGAGCTGACGGCTATCATCAATTAGTTATGATTATGCAAAGTGTGAATCTGGGGGATATAATTCACTTAAGAGCTAATGGTACGGATGAAATTCGTTTGTTTTGTCAAAATCCTGAAGTACCTCTTGATAATAGCAATTTAGCCTATAAAGCCGCTTATTTAATGCAACAACAATTTCCTAAACCTGCTCAAAATTTTGGTGGTGTTGATATTACCATTGAGAAAAACATCCCCATAGCCGCAGGATTAGCAGGAGGCTCAACTAACGCCGCCGCAGTATTAGTCGGTATTAATTTAATGTGGTCACTGGGTTTAACACAACCTGAACTACGAGATTTAGGAGCTTTATTAGGTTCAGATGTTCCTTTTTGTATTTCTGGAGGAACGTCGATCGCCACAGGTAGAGGAGAAGAAATTGAACCATTACCAGATTTAAGCGATATATGGGTTATTTTGGCAAAATACAGTAATTTAAGTGTTTCTACCCCTTGGGCTTATAACAGTTACAGAGAGCAATATAATCATCTTTATATATCCGATTCTCACGGTATTAATCAACGAACTCATCAAGTTCATAGTGGAAATTTAGTCAAAGCTATTAGTCAACGAGATTCTCGCCAGATTGGATCGTTATTATATAATGACCTTGAAAAAATCGTTTTACCTCAATTCCCCACCGTCAAAGCTCTCATAGATGCCTTTAAAGCTAAAAATGTATTAGGTTCTCTCATGTCAGGATCAGGTCCTACGGTATTCGCTTTATGTGATAGTCAAAATCAAGCAGAATTGATCGCATTAGAAGTAAAACAAACTATCAATGATCCAAACTTAAAATGTTGGGTCGCTCAGATGTGTACTCATGGCATTATTGCTCTGTAA
- a CDS encoding HAD-IIIA family hydrolase, whose amino-acid sequence MKTLFLDRDGVVIDYIPYLSHPEQVSLPQGAAEALKIWQNSGYKLVIVTNQSGISRGYFSLEEVKAIHKRIIEKYRYFGVEFADILMCPHQPSDNCNCRKPLPSLILNYSQKYNINLSQSFFIGDAPSDIECAFNAGCQPVLLLTGRGKETQEKISKDKISIPIFENLSDTLQLINH is encoded by the coding sequence ATGAAAACATTATTTTTAGATAGAGATGGAGTTGTCATCGACTATATTCCTTATCTTAGTCATCCTGAGCAAGTATCATTACCTCAAGGTGCAGCCGAAGCATTAAAAATATGGCAAAATAGTGGTTACAAATTAGTTATTGTTACTAATCAATCGGGTATTAGTCGAGGTTATTTTTCTTTGGAAGAAGTAAAAGCTATACATAAGCGAATAATTGAGAAATATCGGTATTTTGGAGTAGAATTTGCTGATATTTTAATGTGTCCTCATCAACCTTCAGATAATTGTAACTGTCGAAAACCTTTACCCTCTTTAATTTTAAATTATAGTCAAAAATATAATATTAATTTATCTCAATCTTTTTTTATAGGAGATGCCCCCAGTGATATTGAATGTGCTTTTAATGCTGGTTGTCAGCCAGTTTTACTATTAACTGGAAGAGGAAAAGAAACTCAGGAAAAAATCTCAAAAGATAAAATATCTATTCCTATTTTTGAAAATTTATCTGATACTTTGCAATTAATTAATCATTGA
- a CDS encoding RNA-guided endonuclease TnpB family protein — MFKTQKNQIRGLSQTEYLALQELCRLSKNLYNVGLYSVRQFFFAEKAFLRYESNYHQCKTNENYQLLNTDIAQQTLKVVDRSFRSFFNLIKKAKSGNYQFNQISLPRYLKKDGYFSLIIPRIKVKDGFFKVPMSREFKAKYGEVKLPFPDRLVDKSLKEVRIHPKYNCHFFEVEFITEEELQIVEFKSDNALCIDLGLNNLATCVSTNGASFIIDGHKLKSYNHWYNKSNAKLQSIKDKQGTKGVTKRQGRLLLKRNNQIRDYLSKTARYIIENCLRLDIGTLIVGTNKGWKQDINIGKRNNQNFVQIPFYSLKEKLKSLCETYGIQYIEQEESYTSKASALDNDYIPNYNPDNTAKYKYTFSGKRVKRGLYESKDGIRVNADANAAWNIGRKSKHKGFSQVCKGLLTSPLRISDLNVSLS; from the coding sequence ATGTTTAAAACTCAAAAAAATCAAATTAGAGGACTGTCTCAAACAGAGTATTTAGCTTTACAAGAACTTTGTAGATTGTCAAAAAACCTCTACAATGTAGGGCTATACTCTGTTAGGCAGTTCTTTTTTGCTGAGAAAGCATTTCTTCGCTACGAATCCAATTACCATCAATGTAAAACTAATGAAAATTATCAATTATTAAATACTGATATTGCTCAACAAACTTTAAAAGTTGTAGATAGAAGCTTCCGTTCGTTTTTTAATTTAATTAAAAAGGCTAAGTCTGGAAATTACCAATTCAATCAAATATCTCTGCCACGCTACCTTAAAAAAGATGGCTATTTTAGCTTAATTATCCCTAGAATTAAAGTTAAAGATGGATTTTTTAAAGTACCTATGTCTAGGGAGTTTAAGGCTAAATATGGTGAAGTTAAATTACCTTTCCCTGACAGATTAGTTGATAAAAGTTTAAAAGAAGTACGAATACATCCTAAATATAATTGCCATTTTTTTGAGGTAGAATTTATTACTGAGGAAGAACTACAAATTGTTGAGTTTAAGTCTGACAATGCCTTATGTATAGATCTGGGACTTAATAATTTAGCAACTTGTGTAAGTACCAATGGGGCATCGTTTATTATCGATGGTCACAAATTAAAAAGTTATAACCACTGGTACAATAAATCAAACGCTAAGTTACAATCAATCAAGGACAAACAAGGTACTAAAGGAGTAACTAAAAGACAAGGACGATTATTATTAAAAAGGAATAATCAAATTCGAGATTATCTAAGCAAAACAGCTAGATATATTATTGAAAATTGTCTCAGGCTAGATATTGGCACTCTAATAGTAGGGACGAACAAAGGTTGGAAACAAGATATTAACATTGGAAAAAGGAATAATCAGAATTTTGTTCAAATACCTTTTTATTCGTTAAAAGAGAAGTTAAAATCTTTATGTGAAACTTATGGAATTCAGTACATAGAGCAGGAAGAATCCTATACCAGTAAAGCAAGTGCTTTAGATAATGACTATATTCCTAACTATAATCCTGATAACACGGCTAAATATAAATATACCTTTAGTGGTAAACGAGTAAAAAGGGGATTGTATGAATCAAAGGATGGTATCAGGGTTAATGCCGATGCGAATGCGGCATGGAATATAGGACGTAAAAGTAAGCATAAGGGATTTTCCCAAGTGTGTAAGGGTCTTTTGACTAGCCCTTTAAGAATAAGTGACTTGAATGTAAGTTTAAGTTAA
- a CDS encoding CBS domain-containing protein — MNKTVAQVMTPTPITVTPEMPLKEAIAILVEHKISGLPVIDGQGELVGILSESDLMWQETGVEPPPYIMILDSIIYLQNLGRYEKEIHKALGQTVADVMSNKAITIKGNQPVKKAAQLLHDKQIRRLPVLNEEGNVIGIITQGDIIRAMASD; from the coding sequence ATGAATAAGACTGTTGCACAGGTGATGACACCGACTCCCATCACTGTTACTCCTGAAATGCCCTTGAAAGAGGCGATCGCCATTTTAGTAGAACATAAAATAAGTGGATTACCAGTTATTGATGGACAAGGAGAATTAGTCGGAATACTTTCTGAGAGTGATTTAATGTGGCAAGAAACAGGAGTTGAACCTCCGCCTTACATCATGATTTTAGATAGTATCATTTATTTACAAAATCTCGGGCGTTACGAAAAAGAAATTCATAAAGCATTAGGGCAAACTGTCGCTGATGTGATGAGCAATAAAGCAATTACGATCAAAGGTAATCAACCTGTAAAAAAAGCCGCACAATTACTTCATGATAAACAAATTCGTCGTCTTCCCGTATTAAACGAAGAGGGAAACGTAATAGGTATTATTACTCAAGGTGATATTATCCGTGCTATGGCATCAGATTAA
- a CDS encoding DUF3598 family protein, producing MSSSQWLRLLKNVGIWQGSFTQFSPDGTLIKNTPTLINLEGLNDNQTIKLTVNRLDSNEPPHINEFTNLNRNIFLFEDGHFAKGSQQFSPFSVFGAEFGFFVDDRRLRMVQLFNKESNLEQVTLIREFRANGHGVERSPLTINQLEGEWQGEALTLYPDWRNTDSYTTNLIVKKEGNNIIQTLKTPELNITSQGKIDGNIITFSENNQDIRILLLPDGASSTTPLKIENRQSFFVECAWLVEPNQRLRLIRQYDDKGAWINVTLVKETKILI from the coding sequence ATGTCTTCTTCTCAGTGGCTACGATTACTTAAAAATGTTGGTATTTGGCAAGGATCATTTACACAATTTTCTCCAGATGGTACTTTAATAAAAAATACTCCCACTTTGATTAATTTAGAAGGTTTAAACGATAATCAAACTATTAAATTAACGGTTAATCGTCTTGATAGTAATGAACCTCCTCATATTAACGAATTTACCAATCTTAATCGTAATATTTTCTTATTTGAAGATGGACATTTTGCCAAAGGCTCTCAACAGTTTAGCCCTTTTTCTGTGTTTGGGGCAGAATTTGGCTTTTTTGTAGATGACCGACGTTTGCGGATGGTACAGTTGTTTAATAAAGAAAGTAATTTAGAACAAGTTACCTTAATTCGTGAATTTCGTGCTAATGGTCATGGTGTAGAGCGATCGCCACTTACCATAAATCAATTAGAAGGAGAGTGGCAAGGAGAAGCTTTAACTTTATATCCTGATTGGCGTAATACCGATTCTTATACAACTAATTTAATCGTCAAAAAAGAAGGAAATAATATAATTCAAACTTTAAAAACTCCAGAATTAAACATTACATCTCAAGGAAAAATTGATGGAAATATTATTACTTTTTCTGAAAATAATCAAGATATTCGGATATTATTATTACCCGATGGGGCATCATCGACAACACCTTTAAAAATCGAAAATCGCCAATCTTTTTTTGTGGAATGTGCATGGTTAGTTGAGCCGAATCAAAGACTTCGGTTAATACGTCAATATGATGATAAAGGGGCTTGGATTAACGTAACTTTAGTAAAAGAAACGAAAATATTAATCTAA
- a CDS encoding DUF3288 family protein, with amino-acid sequence MSIDQKHPLGHIDREIIKKIFVEGKTDYNLAEVARLTIRYQNFPGARDIQYDLQSILQQWELTEEELFTEARILHSKGKMYRKNQEEDTEDWS; translated from the coding sequence ATGAGTATAGATCAAAAACATCCATTAGGTCATATTGATCGAGAAATTATCAAAAAAATTTTTGTAGAAGGCAAAACTGATTATAATTTAGCTGAAGTTGCACGTTTAACTATACGTTATCAGAATTTTCCCGGTGCGAGAGATATTCAATATGATTTACAGTCAATTTTACAACAGTGGGAATTAACGGAAGAAGAACTTTTTACAGAGGCGAGAATTTTACATAGTAAAGGTAAAATGTACCGAAAAAACCAAGAAGAAGATACGGAAGATTGGAGTTAA